DNA sequence from the Methylomonas albis genome:
ACGGCGATGCTGCGCATGCGGTACAACATTTTTAACGGTGGCAAGGATATTGCTCGCCGTGAGCAAACCGCTCAGTTAATCAACCAGGCCAAGGATATTCGCGATAATACGCATAGGCAGGTGATTGAGAGCATGCGTTTGTCCTGGGTCGCTCATCAAACCGTGAAGAGCCAGTTGGAGTTCTTTAAGCAACATGTGGATTCCAGCGAGAAGACCATCAGTGCTTATCAGCAGCAATTCAATATCGGTCAGCGTACTTTGTTGGACTTATTGGATACGTTTAACGAGGCGTATATCGCCAAAAGCTCGTATATCAATGCCAAATACGACGAGCTATTTTCGCAATTTCGGATTTTGGCGAGCAAAGGCCAACTGAATAAACATTTGGGTACGACTTTGCCAACTGAAGTTCAACCTCTCAGCTCCGCCGATTAAGGCGTACACTCGTTAACAGTTAAGACTTTTGAGTAGACTTCCCCAAATAAGCCCTATTTGGGGAAGGCTCTGGTTAGCTTGATCGCTTTGTTTAGCGCGGTGAGTTAATGCCGTTGATTCAAGTAAGGTGAGTAATCAAGCACACTAAGCTCAGGATTATTTGGCAATATGCAATACGGCTTCCGACACGATATCCATTAATTCCGTACCGCCTTGTTGCACATATTCAACAATGGCTTTGCGCATGCGTGGTTCCCAAAAGTTTCTGATATGTTGTTCAACGCCTTTAACGGCAAGTTCCCGGTCGGGCTCTGATTTAAAAAAAGCGCCAATGTTGTTGGCCATTTTAATGAGATTATGGGTATCCATGATTTATGCGGCTGATTCTTGGTAATGTTGTAAACGATGAGGGTGAGTGTAGATCATGTGATTTTCGTGGCGGGCGAAACCGACCAGGGTCAGTCCGCACTCTTCCGCTAATTGAATCGCTAGGGCCGTAGGCGCCGATATTGCTGCCAGCAAGGTAATGCCTACGCTCGCGGCTTTTTGTACCATTTCATAACTGGCGCGACTGGTTACCAGTAGCCAACCATTTTCAAAATCACAGTTAGCCTTGGCTAATGAGCCTATCAGTTTGTCCAGTGCATTATGGCGGCCGACATCCTCTCGAACCGCAACGATACCGCGCTCCGGATGTAGCCACGCAGCCGCATGAACCGCGCCGGTCAGTAAATTCAAGGATTGTTTTTGCGCCATATCAGCGAAGCCGCTGCTCAATAGTCCCGCGCTAAGCGCTAAGCCTTGACCGACGCCACGCGGATGGCGGATGGCTTGTTCCAAAGTACTGGCGCCGCACAAACCGCAACCGGTTCTGCCGGTCATGTTTTTTCCTTTGCCATGTAGTTTCTCGAAGCGTGCTTCCGGAATAGTCATTCTAACTTCCACGCCTTTGGAACGTTGTACGACGCGTACTGATTGCAATTCGGTCGAATGACCGATGATTTCCTCGGTCAGACTGAAACCTAGCGCGAAATCTTCCAGATTTAGGGGGGTTGTTAGCATCACAACATGCGGATTGGTGTTGTAGACCAACACCACCGGCACTTCTTCGGCGACATAATCTTCCTTTGCGGTATGAACAGGCCCGCGCCAGCTATCGAACGTGCCGGTTCGATAGCTGGTCCAGCCCAATTCGCTTGAGACTGCATCCATAAGTAGGCTTGCGGCTTATTCGTTAACCGCGATGCGATTTTCCAGCAAAGACAACTGATTGTCGGAAAAGTCTTGGTATTGCTGTTGCCATGCCGACGGTTGTGCGACTTTGGCGACATGCACCGCTGTAACTTTGTATTCCGGACAGTTGGTTGCCCAGTCCGAGTTATCGGTGGTGATGACGTTGGCGCCGGAATGCGGGAAATGGAAAGTGGTATAAACCACGCCAGGCTGCATGCGGTCCGTGACCTTAGCGCGCAATACCGTTTCGCCGGAGCGGCTTTTCACACCGCACCAATCGCCATCGCTGATGCCCAAGACTTCGGCGTCGTGTGGGTGTAATTCCAGACGGTCTTCTTCATGCCAGGCAACGTTTTCCGTGCGGCGGGTTTGGGCGCCAACGTTGTATTGCGACAAAATTCTGCCGGTGGTCAGAATCAGCGGATATTTGCTGCTGGTACGCTCTTCGGTTGCAACGTATTCGGTAAGCATGAAACGACCTTTGCCGCGGACGAAGTGATCGGCATGCATGATCGGTGTGCCGTCCGGTGTTTCGTCGTTGCAAGGCCATTGAATACTGCCCATTTCGTCGATTTTTTCGTAACTGACACCGGCGAATTGTGGGGTCAGTGCTGCGATTTCAGCCATGATTTCCGAAGGATGGCTGTAATTCATCGGATAACCTAGCGCGTTCGACAAGTCCTGGGTTACTTCCCAGTCTTCCTTG
Encoded proteins:
- a CDS encoding formate dehydrogenase subunit delta: MDTHNLIKMANNIGAFFKSEPDRELAVKGVEQHIRNFWEPRMRKAIVEYVQQGGTELMDIVSEAVLHIAK
- the fdhD gene encoding formate dehydrogenase accessory sulfurtransferase FdhD; its protein translation is MDAVSSELGWTSYRTGTFDSWRGPVHTAKEDYVAEEVPVVLVYNTNPHVVMLTTPLNLEDFALGFSLTEEIIGHSTELQSVRVVQRSKGVEVRMTIPEARFEKLHGKGKNMTGRTGCGLCGASTLEQAIRHPRGVGQGLALSAGLLSSGFADMAQKQSLNLLTGAVHAAAWLHPERGIVAVREDVGRHNALDKLIGSLAKANCDFENGWLLVTSRASYEMVQKAASVGITLLAAISAPTALAIQLAEECGLTLVGFARHENHMIYTHPHRLQHYQESAA